CGTGGCGCTAGCAGCATCTTTTGTCCTGGCTGGTGTTACCAACCTGGACAAAAGTGTGTTTTTTTTGTCCCGGATGTCAGACCCGAGACAAAAATGCACCGGCCtagcgttcccggttgggaaactaGAACAACAAAaatttcccaaccgggacagaTTAGTGTTTCTATTAGTAGTTATTAGTAGTGGGTCACGGACTCACGGTCGAGGCGCGTCAAGGCAAGCAGCCATGCCACCGCCGCCAGAGCCGGAGAAGCCGCTGCCGCGGCCGAAGCCGCCCAAGCCCAAGGCGGGGCCGGAGCCGAGGCCgaagccgccgcggccgctgcctcAGCGGGACGAGACCCCCGGCGGCGTCCCGCCTTTCCTGCCGGACCCCTTCGCCTGCGCCAATAACTGCTCCGATTCATGCGCCTTCTACCGCctctgcccgccgccggcccctgccGCCACCGTGCACCTCAGGTCGAGCCGGCTGCCGACGCCGCTCATCGCGCTCTCGGCGTCCCTGCTCGCCGTCTCCGCGGTGCTCCTCCTCGCGCTGCTCGTCCACCgcctggtgcggcggcggcgggcgcgggaggcggcgctggcccAGGGCGACGAGGAGGGCGGCCAGGTGCTGGCtggcgcggtggcggagggggcgggcgacggggaggaggaggaggccggcggcgacgaggtgcACCATGTGTGGTACATACGGACCAAGGGGCTCGACGAGCGCGCCATCGCGGCGATCGCCGCGGTGGTCTACGACGCCAAGAAGCGCGGCGCCGGTGCggtcgacggcgacggcagcTGCGCGGTGTGCCTCGCCGAGTTCCTGGACGGCGAGACGCTGCGCCTGCTGCCGCGGTGCGACCACGCGTTCCACCGCGGGTGCATCGACACCTGGCTCCGCGCCCACGTCAACTGCCCGCTCTGCCGCGCGCCCGtccaggtcgccgccgccgccgccgccgcggggcacgGCCACGCCAGGCGGTGAGCCGGAGCCAGATCTTGTAGCCACCGGTGCCCCACGGCTGGCAGAGGACGCCGAACGCGGCGGCGTGCCGGACCGCGCCGTCAGGCGGGCCGCGTCCATGGTGGCGCTGCCGAGGCGGGCGTGGCCGCCGGACGTCTCGTTCCGGGCGCCGGCGTCGAACAGCGGGCGGGAGGAGGACTTCACGGGGCTCGGCAAGATCATGCGGCTGCTGAAGTTCGCAGACTCGCTGGAGATGGTCCGCCTCGGGGTAGGGAGgtcggcgtcgttcggcgccgggaGCTGCCAGCACTTGCCGACAAGGTCCGGGCACTCGGCCGCCGGCGTCAGCTCCGGTGAGATGCCACAGTGAACCGGTTGGCACCGACGAGAAGTGATCGGATTGAAGTTGCAGCTTTGGAGCTCGGAGGGGTGATGATGGTGTTGGTTTGCGAAGTTTTGGGTGCCACAGGGGAAGGTAAAAATGTCACCTTTTCCTAGTTCCCGGTATGATCACTAGATCAGTATGCAGTAACAAGTAAATAAACAGAGTTTGTGCATACACTGCGGATCGTCGGAAATTGTACATAAGAATTCCTGACAAAAAGAGGTTTTGTATGTACGAGATCACTTGTGTTTGTTGTTGTTGAATGTCTGAATGATGTGAATGAGATGAAGACACATTCTGCTCAATTTTTGCCCACTGATCTCTTGTTTATCTGAATCTATCATGACCCACCATTAGAGCATGACTGTAGCTCTCAAGACTCTGCCTTACATGGCCATTTTGTATGTCCATGATGTTCATCTGCTGGAGGAATTAGGACCGTAGTTTCTCATTCACATGCTGGAACATCGCTCTTCTCGAACTTCAGTCTCACATTTCTTAAAATTCAGGTGCAGGTACCACATCAAGATAAAGTGTACAACATGAAAGCAGGTGAATAACTTGTGGATCATGCCAACCAGGGAATTGGTTCTGCTCCAAATTCCAATCCTGAAGGAAGAAGCCTtgttcagcaaaaggaaacgaAACCCAAGCATTGTGATTGCACATGGAGAAGCCTTGTTGCATTTGCCTGCCCAGCTTAGGGTTCTGAAGGAAGAAGCTCTAGCTGACAAGCCACCACAACTACCCAGACAGGCCATGTCTCTGTCAGGGCACTAACACCGCATTAAAAAACGATGCCTCCGTTTGCAACGCTAATGGTGTGAGGTTAAAGTAAGCAGGGTAGGCGTAGCTCTGTCACCTCTGATCTGAAGGCAGTGTGCATCAATTATTTGGACCGGACGGTTGTTGCAGGTCGTGGGTCATCAAGTGAGATGTGGAAGTTGCAGTGTGTGTCTTTGCTGTGGCTGTGGGTGAAGCTTCTGTGGGATGGAGCGAGGAGCATCCAACCAATTGTCCAATTAGCTTAAGTTTTCAAGtgctttccttttttcttttttcttttctaaaaggAAATTTGGTGCACCTCTCACGATTCATTTAGGTTTAGGATAAGGTCATGCACAGTGCACATGTTGACACTTTTTGGGATGTCTGTTCTTCAAGCTAGCCATTTTGTGTCATTGCACCATGTGTTCATCCAAAAGTCTCATCCGTCTGTAGTGCACGTCACTGCTGGGAAACATGGATAGTACCTAGCAGGGATTGTGAACAAAGTTCGACAACATTGACTATGATACTTCAGCAAACATACCAGACATGGAAAAACCAGAGTTCCTTAATCCGAACAGAGATGCAGAGTAAAAGATTTTGATAAATTGGCCATCGCCTCTATAGGCACCAAGATGCTCTTTGCAATTGTTTTGATAAGAACATTTTTCATACAGCTTTAATAAGTGTAATAAATTATTTGAGCATACAAAGTAAACTGTTTTCGAACTCTATATTGGACTCTTGGGACAATCTCCTCATAACTCGTAAGTGAAGCAAGAATAAACATAGCTACAGATGACTATAACTCGCGGCCATCAACTTACAAAACTTTGACAACATGAGTACATGCCCCTTTTTATACAAGCATAGCATGTTAAAGGTGTAAACACCTTTTACTGTTCCGCTGTCCTAGTCTCCTAGATAAAATAATCGCAGTTGACTTGAGACCAAATTTGCTCAATCTCTAAAGAATACCGCATATATCTCAAGCAGACGATCAGCTAATCACAAAGGCAGGTAAATGTGATATCAGTAGTGTTCCTGAACAAAAAATTATCTCAACGCGGCAACATTGCCAAAAGCTCTTCCTTGTGCTGCATACAGTAGTATACCAAAATTGCTAGAATGATAACTAGTAGCATGGGCCATACACCTGTACCTGTCAAGACACAAGCATCCATTTTTTAGCATAGGGCTTGCAATGAATGGCTGGGAGAAATAAATCTAAGAACTAAAGATGCGGCATACCATTACTCTTTGGGGACCCAACTGATGTCACCCTTGCAGTTGAGTCAAAGGAAGTTGACAGCAATGTTCTGAAATGATGTAAACCAACTGCATTGAGAAATTGCATGTTTGTTTCAGAACTCATCAACTCTAAGTAGAATGAAGATACTAACCTGGAATCCTGGGAGAAGGCGAGCGTAGTTACAATGCCAAGATGTGCCTTTTTAACTGTTATGAGTGTACGCATACCTTTTGACCCTACTACAATAATGGTTCCTTCAATTGTTCCACTGGATATCATAGGCAAAAAAATTAAGATTTCCAAGGAAATACAGCCATGTTATCTCCTAAAGCTGAGTACTAGATAAATAGGAtgccaacaatattttttccATGCTCACATTGCAAGAAGAGCACCATCAGGCGACACAGCGAAAGCTGAAATAGCCTCACGAGTTATTTTCTTTGATCCAACTCTTGTCCATGAGGTAGTATTCCAAGATATTATTTTCCCATAATCACCTAAAAAGCAGCATTATTCTGTTACTGTCTTGCGTCAAGCTCATCAACAAATACAATTTGTGATAGGGTCAACTTAAATCTTAATGTTACCTTGCATTGCTGTTATAAATAAGATGTTACTGCTGTCAATCTTATTAGAGAATCTGCAGAATCCGAATATTTCTCCCTGAAAATGTACATATGAGAAACTCACTTATACAAGACACAGAATCATTGAATTAATGATAATGAATCATTAAACTAATGCACTTTATCCAAAAAAGGAACTCACTGCTTCTCTTGGCAAATTAGCTACAACTTCAGATGACAGCAAATCCCACAATCTACATGGGCCACTGCTCCTATTCACAGCAAGAAACTTCTCATCGGAACTGAAAGCAGGTTCCAGGTACAAAAATTCCATCAGTACATTGCAAACAAATTCAAAAGGGAACAAAATGTTTAATAGACCCTTTTTCACCTGAAACTAAGATCCTTAATTGATGTTTTAGTATCAGCTTCTGTGAGAACGGACTCCATGGCAGGCCATTTGAAGACCCTTAAATGTCCATCctacaaaagaaaaatagaaacaaatgaAGGCATGTAAAAAAATCATAAGTTTTCACTGCTATAACAGAAGCACCCAGAAACAAGAAACCATTAACACCTCAAAGCATAAATGCAAGATCAAGCTTTTAAAAGCTATCTATTTAAATGGATGCAAACTAGATTTGCATTATCATAATGTTAAAGCAAGGCTAAATGTTAGTACTCAAAGACTTTTTCGCCAGCAAGAAATGATCATTAAAACCAGTCAACAATGGTTAAACCTACTGAAACTGATAAGCATATATTTGCCTAACTACGAATTAATTGATGAAGCAACCATGGAGAAAcaaggaaatagaaaaaaagcACATCTCAGGAACTACTCAAATGTTAGTTTGTCTCTACATATATTAAAAGTCCTACAATTTCATTCACTTATTAAAAATGACCTGGCTTCACATTCTTGCTGAAGATTTCTGTACCACGTAGACCATGAAAAAAGAAGAATCCATTGGTTAGCATAAACATTATACACCCAATTCTCCAGTTACATCAACCAACTATTAGCATCCCCCATAACTATTGTAGTCAGTTATGTTAAATGCTTGTTAAGTTGCTAAGACGAGTTAATTGTTTGGATACATTTAGTCTGTACGTGAAACTGTTGCTCAAGATGATCACAGTCTGTAGTTTACATTGGTAACTgcatgaagccatgaagaatATCACACCCACAAACAATTAGAGCTAGTAGATCTTCGTAAGACTTTGTTTGACATTTATATGTCAGACTCAGCAGAACAAAAACGATTAGTCATATCTTGCTTAGCTTAttaaatacaacaacaacaacaacaagccttttttcccaagcaagttggggtaggctagagatgaaacccgaaagaaataagttcaaggttcagacacattgatagctagtctccaagcgctcctatccaaaccTATCTCTTTACAAATATTCCAATCCATAagatctctcttaaccgactcatcccacgtcagtttaggtctacctctacccctctttacattatcgacccgctcaagaaccccattacgcaccggcgcctcaggaggacttcgttggacatgtccaaaccatctcagccgatgctgggtaaatttctcctcaattggtgccaccccgaccctatcccgaataacttcgttccggactctatccctccttgtgtgcccgcaaaaccaccgcaacatccgcatctctgctacactcagttgctggacatgtcgcctttttgtaggccaacattcagcaccgtataacatcaccggacgaattgctgtcctatagaatttgacttttagcttttgtggcctatgtttttaaagcggtaaggcgaggcgaggcgatgcGCCACCGCTCGGACGCCTAGGCGATAAGGCGgtgaggcgaggcgacgccttATTTACCTGTAAAATACATTCATTTACCTCTAAAACACATATATTTTCctgtaaaagaaaagaaaaaatagaggACAACTGGGCCTAAAGTTGGAAAACTGGCCCATCAAATGAGCCCAGCCCAATTTAACCCATTCCCGCCTCCACCTTATCCCAACCAAACCGCGGCTTCAGTCCTCTCCTCCCATCCCGCCGCCTCTGCCTCTCCTCtgaccgcgtcgccgccgctgctgcctgcccgcctcctcctcctcctcccgcgtcgcagccgccgctgcctgcccgcctcctccttctcctcctcctcaactGCCCCAATCCCCTCTCCCGACGCCCCATCTCTCTTCCCCCTCGGATGGAAAAGCCGGTGCGCGCAGGGCGGAGgatggcggccggcgcgggaggaggcggtgatgccggcgcgggcgcggcgaagGACGGCGGCCAGCGCGGGAGGAGGCGGTGACGCCGGCACGGGCCCAGcgtctctccctcccctctctcccctccAGGTGAGCTATTGCCGCCCGCAGCTTCCTCTATGCCGCttcccctcccttccctctctgctctgcgGGCTCAAATCGACCCCGTCGATGTCCAAGGCGGATGCTGGTTAAGCGACCCCGACGCCTAGCTTTTTCTAccgcctggacgcctaggcgacgccttgaaaacagagtttgtggcaccctcttgtcacaaaggatgccagaagcttgccgccatttcaaccaaccagctgaaattctttgcctaacatcttcatcaatgtcgccatccttttgtagcaccgatcctaaataccgaaaactatccttctggaccaccacttgcccatctagactaacgtctcccccctcatgcctagtcgcactgaaatcacacatcatgtactcggtcttggtcctactaagtctgaaccctttcgactctaatgtgcgtctccacagctctaacttcctattaacccctgccctactatcgtcaactagcaccacatcatcagcaaagaacatacaccaagggatctcaccttatatatcccttgtgacctcatccatcactaaagcaaataaataagggctcaatgctgacacctggtgtaggcctatgttaataggaaagtcagtggtgttgccatcacatgtccggacaaacgtcgtcgcatccttgtacatatccttaatgagggtaatgtacttagttgggactttgtgcttctccaaggcccaccacatgacatttctcggtactttgtcatatgccttctcaaggtcaatgaagaccatgtgcaagtccttctgctccctatatctctccatcaattgtcgtattaagaaaatcgcctccatggttgaccttccaggcatgaacccaaattggttttgggtcacacttttcactcttcttaggcgatgctcgataactcTTTCCCAAAGCTtaatcgtatggctcatc
The genomic region above belongs to Panicum virgatum strain AP13 chromosome 8N, P.virgatum_v5, whole genome shotgun sequence and contains:
- the LOC120684582 gene encoding SEC12-like protein 2 isoform X1, translating into MAPRGGQSYGFPIYCAAWLPLAHILKPDPPAADADAGADASSAASPSSPPAPMAALGGGGGEGRSGVPNKLVVAALDPAGEEAALSPEAVVEVKTKEEVPYRMAVHPRGDGVLCAFPNGCRLYRWESQEGDEPRKLALEPDHEALTDLKDVGLQLAVSFSGEGSILATGGEDGHLRVFKWPAMESVLTEADTKTSIKDLSFSSDEKFLAVNRSSGPCRLWDLLSSEVVANLPREAGEIFGFCRFSNKIDSSNILFITAMQGDYGKIISWNTTSWTRVGSKKITREAISAFAVSPDGALLAIGTIEGTIIVVGSKGMRTLITVKKAHLGIVTTLAFSQDSRTLLSTSFDSTARVTSVGSPKSNGTGVWPMLLVIILAILVYYCMQHKEELLAMLPR
- the LOC120684582 gene encoding SEC12-like protein 2 isoform X2, with product MAPRGGQSYGFPIYCAAWLPLAHILKPDPPAADADAGADASSAASPSSPPAPMAALGGGGGEGRSGVPNKLVVAALDPAGEEAALSPEAVVEVKTKEEVPYRMAVHPRGDGVLCAFPNGCRLYRWESQEGDEPRKLALEPDHEALTDLKDVGLQLAVSFSGEGSILATGGEDGHLRVFKWPAMESVLTEADTKTSIKDLSFSSDEKFLAVNRSSGPCRLWDLLSSEVVANLPREAGEIFGFCRFSNKIDSSNILFITAMQGDYGKIISWNTTSWTRVGSKKITREAISAFAVSPDGALLAIGTIEGTIIVVGSKGMRTLITVKKAHLGIVTTLAFSQDSRTLLSTSFDSTARVTSVGSPKSNGVWPMLLVIILAILVYYCMQHKEELLAMLPR